In a single window of the Bactrocera dorsalis isolate Fly_Bdor chromosome 2, ASM2337382v1, whole genome shotgun sequence genome:
- the LOC105229617 gene encoding neprilysin-2 isoform X1 translates to MRYHLLCCRNPNWWRRRTTLERCLVLISIIALIAVVGLVIGLVSVILSNHLTEELKASTNPPEALQGSTRNTDNEVFMPPQKLPRDDVCLSAECIHTSSAVLSKMKPEIEPCDDFYQFVCGTYIEENLIPDDKDSLNTFSLISDKLHEQLKEIIVEERPITEPKHYQLPNALYKACMNKSLIEELDSKPIADIAKKLGGWPVIEGDSWNADNSWSWQETVKKFRRMGFSMDYIIDFSVSVDLKNSTTRIIDFDQSAIGLSREYLVKGFNETLVSSYYDYMVDMAVLFGADKEAAKRELRESLDFEIALANISWPAEKRRNTNDLYNIRTLKQLQEAYPYVQWVDYTNALLPDKIKVNEDEPVNLSVPSFFEELGPLLERTPNRVIANYMMWRIHAFSIVFLSEQFRKRQLQYATALSGRQEQEARWKECVDIASGSYDEEGEDEVEGLAIAVGSLYVRKHFKQDSKAIALDMVHQIRGVFDNILSEVDWMDEATKKEAKKKLYAMTTHIGYPDEMLDNSKLEEYYRNLEIDSNKYFESFLNMNVFGTDYSFNKLRLPVNKTDWMRHARPAVVNAYYSSIENSIQFPAGILQGHFFHAARPKYMNYGAIGFVIGHEITHGFDDQGRRFDLQGNLLDWWAEDTQKAYLDKAKCIIEQYANFTDGQTGLHLNGVNTQGENIADNGGVKESYRAYRQWAEQNGPEPKLPGLDYTPEQMFWISAGQTWCAKYRKETLKMRITTGVHSPSQFRVMGTFSNMKDFARDFNCPEGSRMNPVQKCEVW, encoded by the exons AAATCCGAATTGGTGGCGCAGGCGCACCACGTTGGAACGATGCCTGGTATTAATCAGTATTATTGCGTTGATCGCAGTGGTTGGTCTTGTGATTGGACTGGTTTCTGTTATACTTTCAAATCATTTGACGGAAG AACTCAAGGCATCTACCAATCCACCAGAGGCGCTGCAAGGCTCCACACGTAACACTGACAATGAGGTCTTTATGCCACCACAGAAACTACCAAGGGATGATGTCTGCCTCTCAGCCGAATGCATACACACTTCGTCGGCGGTGCTGAGCAAAATGAAGCCAGAAATCGAACCTTGCGATGATTTCTATCAATTTGTTTGCGGTACTTATATTGAGGAAAATTTAATACCCGATGACAAGGATTCATTGAATACGTTCTCTTTGATCTCGGATAAATTACATGAACAGTTGAAGGAGATTATTGTCGAAGAACGGCCAATCACAGAGCCCAAACACTACCAGCTGCCGAACGCGCTGTATAAGGCGTGCATGAATAAAT CACTGATTGAGGAGCTGGATTCCAAGCCCATTGCGGACATTGCCAAAAAACTCGGCGGCTGGCCGGTAATTGAGGGCGATTCATGGAACGCAGACAACAGCTGGTCTTGGCAGGAAACAGTAAAGAAATTCCGTAGGATGGGCTTCAGCATGGACTACATCATCGACTTTTCTGTCAGTGTGGATCTGAAGAACAGTACAACGCGTATCATTGAT TTTGATCAATCCGCTATTGGCTTGAGCCGCGAATATCTTGTCAAAGGCTTCAACGAAACATTGGTGAGCTCCTACTATGACTATATGGTCGATATGGCTGTGCTTTTTGGTGCTGATAAGGAAGCAGCGAAGCGTGAGTTGCGGGAATCTCTCGATTTCGAGATTGCTTTGGCCAAT ATTTCGTGGCCAGCTGAGAAGCGCCGCAACACCAACGATCTCTACAACATACGCACATTGAAGCAGCTGCAAGAAGCTTATCCTTACGTGCAGTGGGTGGACTACACCAACGCTTTGCTGCCGGACAAAATCAAAGTGAACGAGGATGAGCCAGTGAATCTTTCAGTGCCCAGTTTCTTTGAAGAGTTAGGCCCACTATTGGAGCGTACACCAAATCGTGTGATTGCGAACTACATGATGTGGCGTATACACGCCTTTTCGATCGTTTTTCTCTCGGAGCAATTCCGCAAGCGTCAACTGCAATACGCGACTGCTTTGTCGGGTCGTCAGGAGCAAGAGGCGCGTTGGAAGGAGTGTGTGGATATTGCCAGTGGCAG CTATGATGAAGAGGGCGAAGATGAAGTAGAAGG CTTGGCCATTGCCGTCGGTTCGCTATATGTGCGTAAGCATTTCAAGCAAGACTCCAAGGCTATAGCATTGGATATGGTACACCAAATTCGCGGAGTCTTCGACAATATACTCAGTGAGGTCGACTGGATGGACGAGGCTACCAAGAAGGAGGCTAAGAAGAAGTTATATGCCATGACTACACACATTGGCTATCCCGACGAGATGTTGGATAATTCGAAATTGGAGGAATACTACCGGAATTTGGAGATTGACTCCAACAAGTACTTTGAGTCTTTCCTGAACATGAATGTCTTCGGCACAGATTACTCGTTCAATAAGCTGCGCTTGCCGGTGAATAAGACAGATTGGATGCGCCACGCACGTCCTGCGGTTGTGAATGCCTACTATTCATCGATCGAGAACAGCATAC aattcccTGCTGGTATTCTGCAAGGCCACTTCTTCCACGCTGCCCGCCCCAAGTACATGAATTATGGTGCTATCGGTTTCGTTATTGGTCATGAGATTACGCACGGCTTCGATGATCAAGGACGTCGTTTTGACTTGCAAGGCAACTTGTTGGACTGGTGGGCAGAGGATACGCAGAAGGCCTATTTGGACAAGGCAAAGTGTATTATTGAACAGTATGCAAATTTCACGGACGGACAAACTGGTTTGcat cTGAATGGCGTCAATACGCAGGGTGAGAATATTGCCGACAATGGTGGTGTGAAAGAATCCTATCGAGCTTATCGCCAGTGGGCGGAACAGAATGGACCCGAGCCGAAATTACCCGGTTTGGACTACACCCCTGAGCAAATGTTCTGGATCTCTGCCGGTCAGACGTGGTGCGCCAAATACCGCAAAG aaACCCTCAAAATGCGTATCACGACCGGCGTGCACTCACCTTCGCAATTCCGCGTCATGGGCACATTCAGCAATATGAAGGACTTTGCGCGCGACTTCAATTGCCCCGAAGGATCCCGAATGAACCCCGTGCAGAAGTGCGAAGTGTGGTAA
- the LOC105229617 gene encoding neprilysin-2 isoform X6, translating into MRYHLLCCRNPNWWRRRTTLERCLVLISIIALIAVVGLVIGLVSVILSNHLTEELKASTNPPEALQGSTRNTDNEVFMPPQKLPRDDVCLSAECIHTSSAVLSKMKPEIEPCDDFYQFVCGTYIEENLIPDDKDSLNTFSLISDKLHEQLKEIIVEERPITEPKHYQLPNALYKACMNKSLIEELDSKPIADIAKKLGGWPVIEGDSWNADNSWSWQETVKKFRRMGFSMDYIIDFSVSVDLKNSTTRIIDFDQSAIGLSREYLVKGFNETLVSSYYDYMVDMAVLFGADKEAAKRELRESLDFEIALANISWPAEKRRNTNDLYNIRTLKQLQEAYPYVQWVDYTNALLPDKIKVNEDEPVNLSVPSFFEELGPLLERTPNRVIANYMMWRIHAFSIVFLSEQFRKRQLQYATALSGRQEQEARWKECVDIASGSLAIAVGSLYVRKHFKQDSKAIALDMVHQIRGVFDNILSEVDWMDEATKKEAKKKLYAMTTHIGYPDEMLDNSKLEEYYRNLEIDSNKYFESFLNMNVFGTDYSFNKLRLPVNKTDWMRHARPAVVNAYYSSIENSIQFPAGILQGHFFHAARPKYMNYGAIGFVIGHEITHGFDDQGRRFDLQGNLLDWWAEDTQKAYLDKAKCIIEQYANFTDGQTGLHLNGVNTQGENIADNGGVKESYRAYRQWAEQNGPEPKLPGLDYTPEQMFWISAGQTWCAKYRKETLKMRITTGVHSPSQFRVMGTFSNMKDFARDFNCPEGSRMNPVQKCEVW; encoded by the exons AAATCCGAATTGGTGGCGCAGGCGCACCACGTTGGAACGATGCCTGGTATTAATCAGTATTATTGCGTTGATCGCAGTGGTTGGTCTTGTGATTGGACTGGTTTCTGTTATACTTTCAAATCATTTGACGGAAG AACTCAAGGCATCTACCAATCCACCAGAGGCGCTGCAAGGCTCCACACGTAACACTGACAATGAGGTCTTTATGCCACCACAGAAACTACCAAGGGATGATGTCTGCCTCTCAGCCGAATGCATACACACTTCGTCGGCGGTGCTGAGCAAAATGAAGCCAGAAATCGAACCTTGCGATGATTTCTATCAATTTGTTTGCGGTACTTATATTGAGGAAAATTTAATACCCGATGACAAGGATTCATTGAATACGTTCTCTTTGATCTCGGATAAATTACATGAACAGTTGAAGGAGATTATTGTCGAAGAACGGCCAATCACAGAGCCCAAACACTACCAGCTGCCGAACGCGCTGTATAAGGCGTGCATGAATAAAT CACTGATTGAGGAGCTGGATTCCAAGCCCATTGCGGACATTGCCAAAAAACTCGGCGGCTGGCCGGTAATTGAGGGCGATTCATGGAACGCAGACAACAGCTGGTCTTGGCAGGAAACAGTAAAGAAATTCCGTAGGATGGGCTTCAGCATGGACTACATCATCGACTTTTCTGTCAGTGTGGATCTGAAGAACAGTACAACGCGTATCATTGAT TTTGATCAATCCGCTATTGGCTTGAGCCGCGAATATCTTGTCAAAGGCTTCAACGAAACATTGGTGAGCTCCTACTATGACTATATGGTCGATATGGCTGTGCTTTTTGGTGCTGATAAGGAAGCAGCGAAGCGTGAGTTGCGGGAATCTCTCGATTTCGAGATTGCTTTGGCCAAT ATTTCGTGGCCAGCTGAGAAGCGCCGCAACACCAACGATCTCTACAACATACGCACATTGAAGCAGCTGCAAGAAGCTTATCCTTACGTGCAGTGGGTGGACTACACCAACGCTTTGCTGCCGGACAAAATCAAAGTGAACGAGGATGAGCCAGTGAATCTTTCAGTGCCCAGTTTCTTTGAAGAGTTAGGCCCACTATTGGAGCGTACACCAAATCGTGTGATTGCGAACTACATGATGTGGCGTATACACGCCTTTTCGATCGTTTTTCTCTCGGAGCAATTCCGCAAGCGTCAACTGCAATACGCGACTGCTTTGTCGGGTCGTCAGGAGCAAGAGGCGCGTTGGAAGGAGTGTGTGGATATTGCCAGTGGCAG CTTGGCCATTGCCGTCGGTTCGCTATATGTGCGTAAGCATTTCAAGCAAGACTCCAAGGCTATAGCATTGGATATGGTACACCAAATTCGCGGAGTCTTCGACAATATACTCAGTGAGGTCGACTGGATGGACGAGGCTACCAAGAAGGAGGCTAAGAAGAAGTTATATGCCATGACTACACACATTGGCTATCCCGACGAGATGTTGGATAATTCGAAATTGGAGGAATACTACCGGAATTTGGAGATTGACTCCAACAAGTACTTTGAGTCTTTCCTGAACATGAATGTCTTCGGCACAGATTACTCGTTCAATAAGCTGCGCTTGCCGGTGAATAAGACAGATTGGATGCGCCACGCACGTCCTGCGGTTGTGAATGCCTACTATTCATCGATCGAGAACAGCATAC aattcccTGCTGGTATTCTGCAAGGCCACTTCTTCCACGCTGCCCGCCCCAAGTACATGAATTATGGTGCTATCGGTTTCGTTATTGGTCATGAGATTACGCACGGCTTCGATGATCAAGGACGTCGTTTTGACTTGCAAGGCAACTTGTTGGACTGGTGGGCAGAGGATACGCAGAAGGCCTATTTGGACAAGGCAAAGTGTATTATTGAACAGTATGCAAATTTCACGGACGGACAAACTGGTTTGcat cTGAATGGCGTCAATACGCAGGGTGAGAATATTGCCGACAATGGTGGTGTGAAAGAATCCTATCGAGCTTATCGCCAGTGGGCGGAACAGAATGGACCCGAGCCGAAATTACCCGGTTTGGACTACACCCCTGAGCAAATGTTCTGGATCTCTGCCGGTCAGACGTGGTGCGCCAAATACCGCAAAG aaACCCTCAAAATGCGTATCACGACCGGCGTGCACTCACCTTCGCAATTCCGCGTCATGGGCACATTCAGCAATATGAAGGACTTTGCGCGCGACTTCAATTGCCCCGAAGGATCCCGAATGAACCCCGTGCAGAAGTGCGAAGTGTGGTAA
- the LOC105229617 gene encoding neprilysin-2 isoform X5 has product MSNPNWWRRRTTLERCLVLISIIALIAVVGLVIGLVSVILSNHLTEELKASTNPPEALQGSTRNTDNEVFMPPQKLPRDDVCLSAECIHTSSAVLSKMKPEIEPCDDFYQFVCGTYIEENLIPDDKDSLNTFSLISDKLHEQLKEIIVEERPITEPKHYQLPNALYKACMNKSLIEELDSKPIADIAKKLGGWPVIEGDSWNADNSWSWQETVKKFRRMGFSMDYIIDFSVSVDLKNSTTRIIDFDQSAIGLSREYLVKGFNETLVSSYYDYMVDMAVLFGADKEAAKRELRESLDFEIALANISWPAEKRRNTNDLYNIRTLKQLQEAYPYVQWVDYTNALLPDKIKVNEDEPVNLSVPSFFEELGPLLERTPNRVIANYMMWRIHAFSIVFLSEQFRKRQLQYATALSGRQEQEARWKECVDIASGSYDEEGEDEVEGLAIAVGSLYVRKHFKQDSKAIALDMVHQIRGVFDNILSEVDWMDEATKKEAKKKLYAMTTHIGYPDEMLDNSKLEEYYRNLEIDSNKYFESFLNMNVFGTDYSFNKLRLPVNKTDWMRHARPAVVNAYYSSIENSIQFPAGILQGHFFHAARPKYMNYGAIGFVIGHEITHGFDDQGRRFDLQGNLLDWWAEDTQKAYLDKAKCIIEQYANFTDGQTGLHLNGVNTQGENIADNGGVKESYRAYRQWAEQNGPEPKLPGLDYTPEQMFWISAGQTWCAKYRKETLKMRITTGVHSPSQFRVMGTFSNMKDFARDFNCPEGSRMNPVQKCEVW; this is encoded by the exons AAATCCGAATTGGTGGCGCAGGCGCACCACGTTGGAACGATGCCTGGTATTAATCAGTATTATTGCGTTGATCGCAGTGGTTGGTCTTGTGATTGGACTGGTTTCTGTTATACTTTCAAATCATTTGACGGAAG AACTCAAGGCATCTACCAATCCACCAGAGGCGCTGCAAGGCTCCACACGTAACACTGACAATGAGGTCTTTATGCCACCACAGAAACTACCAAGGGATGATGTCTGCCTCTCAGCCGAATGCATACACACTTCGTCGGCGGTGCTGAGCAAAATGAAGCCAGAAATCGAACCTTGCGATGATTTCTATCAATTTGTTTGCGGTACTTATATTGAGGAAAATTTAATACCCGATGACAAGGATTCATTGAATACGTTCTCTTTGATCTCGGATAAATTACATGAACAGTTGAAGGAGATTATTGTCGAAGAACGGCCAATCACAGAGCCCAAACACTACCAGCTGCCGAACGCGCTGTATAAGGCGTGCATGAATAAAT CACTGATTGAGGAGCTGGATTCCAAGCCCATTGCGGACATTGCCAAAAAACTCGGCGGCTGGCCGGTAATTGAGGGCGATTCATGGAACGCAGACAACAGCTGGTCTTGGCAGGAAACAGTAAAGAAATTCCGTAGGATGGGCTTCAGCATGGACTACATCATCGACTTTTCTGTCAGTGTGGATCTGAAGAACAGTACAACGCGTATCATTGAT TTTGATCAATCCGCTATTGGCTTGAGCCGCGAATATCTTGTCAAAGGCTTCAACGAAACATTGGTGAGCTCCTACTATGACTATATGGTCGATATGGCTGTGCTTTTTGGTGCTGATAAGGAAGCAGCGAAGCGTGAGTTGCGGGAATCTCTCGATTTCGAGATTGCTTTGGCCAAT ATTTCGTGGCCAGCTGAGAAGCGCCGCAACACCAACGATCTCTACAACATACGCACATTGAAGCAGCTGCAAGAAGCTTATCCTTACGTGCAGTGGGTGGACTACACCAACGCTTTGCTGCCGGACAAAATCAAAGTGAACGAGGATGAGCCAGTGAATCTTTCAGTGCCCAGTTTCTTTGAAGAGTTAGGCCCACTATTGGAGCGTACACCAAATCGTGTGATTGCGAACTACATGATGTGGCGTATACACGCCTTTTCGATCGTTTTTCTCTCGGAGCAATTCCGCAAGCGTCAACTGCAATACGCGACTGCTTTGTCGGGTCGTCAGGAGCAAGAGGCGCGTTGGAAGGAGTGTGTGGATATTGCCAGTGGCAG CTATGATGAAGAGGGCGAAGATGAAGTAGAAGG CTTGGCCATTGCCGTCGGTTCGCTATATGTGCGTAAGCATTTCAAGCAAGACTCCAAGGCTATAGCATTGGATATGGTACACCAAATTCGCGGAGTCTTCGACAATATACTCAGTGAGGTCGACTGGATGGACGAGGCTACCAAGAAGGAGGCTAAGAAGAAGTTATATGCCATGACTACACACATTGGCTATCCCGACGAGATGTTGGATAATTCGAAATTGGAGGAATACTACCGGAATTTGGAGATTGACTCCAACAAGTACTTTGAGTCTTTCCTGAACATGAATGTCTTCGGCACAGATTACTCGTTCAATAAGCTGCGCTTGCCGGTGAATAAGACAGATTGGATGCGCCACGCACGTCCTGCGGTTGTGAATGCCTACTATTCATCGATCGAGAACAGCATAC aattcccTGCTGGTATTCTGCAAGGCCACTTCTTCCACGCTGCCCGCCCCAAGTACATGAATTATGGTGCTATCGGTTTCGTTATTGGTCATGAGATTACGCACGGCTTCGATGATCAAGGACGTCGTTTTGACTTGCAAGGCAACTTGTTGGACTGGTGGGCAGAGGATACGCAGAAGGCCTATTTGGACAAGGCAAAGTGTATTATTGAACAGTATGCAAATTTCACGGACGGACAAACTGGTTTGcat cTGAATGGCGTCAATACGCAGGGTGAGAATATTGCCGACAATGGTGGTGTGAAAGAATCCTATCGAGCTTATCGCCAGTGGGCGGAACAGAATGGACCCGAGCCGAAATTACCCGGTTTGGACTACACCCCTGAGCAAATGTTCTGGATCTCTGCCGGTCAGACGTGGTGCGCCAAATACCGCAAAG aaACCCTCAAAATGCGTATCACGACCGGCGTGCACTCACCTTCGCAATTCCGCGTCATGGGCACATTCAGCAATATGAAGGACTTTGCGCGCGACTTCAATTGCCCCGAAGGATCCCGAATGAACCCCGTGCAGAAGTGCGAAGTGTGGTAA